A single genomic interval of Streptomyces sp. BA2 harbors:
- a CDS encoding NTP pyrophosphohydrolase translates to MRTLLVVDAANVVGSVPDGWWRDRHGAAERLRDRLVAYAAEGIAGHPGPLEVVLVVEGAARAVESIEGVRVVSAPGSGDDRIVELAAEATDRPCVVVTADRELRRRVGESGAESVGPRTVRNDA, encoded by the coding sequence ATGAGAACTCTCCTTGTCGTGGACGCCGCCAACGTCGTCGGCTCGGTGCCCGACGGCTGGTGGCGGGACCGGCACGGGGCCGCCGAGCGGCTGCGGGACCGGCTCGTCGCGTACGCCGCCGAGGGCATCGCCGGGCACCCAGGGCCGCTGGAGGTCGTACTGGTCGTCGAGGGCGCGGCGCGGGCCGTCGAGTCCATCGAGGGCGTACGGGTCGTCTCCGCACCCGGCAGCGGCGACGACCGCATCGTGGAACTGGCCGCCGAGGCCACGGACCGCCCGTGCGTCGTCGTCACGGCCGACCGCGAACTGCGCCGCAGGGTCGGCGAGTCGGGAGCGGAGTCCGTGGGCCCCCGAACGGTACGAAACGACGCCTGA